Proteins from a genomic interval of Paenibacillus sp. FSL H8-0048:
- the pdxR gene encoding MocR-like pyridoxine biosynthesis transcription factor PdxR, with translation MHIDLLRSGDKPLPRQISETIAQRITSGLLQPGTRLPSVRGLSSSLKVSQVTVSKAYADLELRGHILCSQGKGCYVAERDRSRQGAEGRWQDGYDDYLPRAQLWRNFDYSEVDYPFHLASIHSSLLPLGPIGTTMAALVKEQPELMATYGNFQGDPELREVMRRHLQSRGILLGADDLMITSGAQQGIDLVARTFVGPGDTVYLEGPSYTGAIDVFAGRGAEMIFVPMDGDGMRVDRLTAMCDRRPPKLIYTNPTFQNPSGVTMSMPRRQRLLELARSYRCLIVEDDPFSDLYFHQPPPASIKSLDTAGHVVYMKSFSKVLAPGCRIACVAAEGNILSRLIAAKSASDLGSPLLTQRAVLPFIARQYDGYAAKLRSALRVRQEAAARLLKQYAPAGVSWQLPGGGLNLWLQLPESPAIEELHALAEQEGISFLPGDVCYAGDIPSRHIRLSYSQLTQEGMERGLRRFLLLLERHLGS, from the coding sequence ATGCATATTGATTTACTCCGCAGCGGCGACAAACCGCTGCCCCGGCAGATCAGCGAGACGATCGCGCAGCGGATCACCTCGGGGCTGCTCCAGCCGGGTACGCGGCTGCCGTCCGTCAGAGGGCTGTCCTCCTCCTTGAAGGTGAGCCAGGTAACGGTAAGCAAGGCTTACGCTGACCTGGAGCTGCGCGGGCATATTCTATGCAGCCAGGGGAAGGGCTGTTATGTGGCGGAACGGGACCGGAGCAGGCAAGGTGCAGAGGGAAGGTGGCAGGACGGTTATGATGACTACCTGCCACGGGCCCAGCTCTGGCGTAACTTCGATTATTCCGAGGTGGACTATCCCTTTCATCTGGCCTCCATTCACAGCAGCCTGCTTCCGCTCGGGCCGATTGGCACGACTATGGCTGCACTGGTGAAGGAGCAGCCTGAGCTGATGGCCACCTATGGTAATTTTCAGGGTGATCCTGAGCTGCGCGAGGTAATGCGCCGGCATCTGCAGAGCCGGGGAATCCTGCTGGGCGCGGATGATTTGATGATCACAAGCGGCGCACAGCAGGGGATTGATCTGGTTGCCCGGACCTTTGTCGGCCCGGGGGACACGGTGTATTTGGAGGGACCCAGCTATACGGGGGCGATTGATGTTTTTGCCGGCCGGGGGGCTGAGATGATCTTCGTTCCGATGGACGGGGACGGCATGCGGGTGGACCGGCTTACAGCGATGTGTGACCGGAGGCCGCCGAAGCTCATCTATACCAATCCGACCTTCCAGAATCCGAGCGGGGTCACCATGAGCATGCCAAGAAGACAGCGACTGCTGGAGCTTGCCCGCAGTTACCGCTGTCTCATTGTGGAGGATGATCCGTTCAGTGACCTGTACTTTCATCAACCGCCTCCGGCGTCCATCAAATCGCTGGATACCGCCGGGCATGTCGTCTACATGAAAAGCTTCAGCAAAGTCCTCGCCCCCGGCTGCCGGATCGCCTGTGTCGCCGCTGAAGGCAATATTCTCTCCCGGCTGATCGCCGCGAAGTCGGCCAGTGATTTGGGCAGTCCGCTGCTGACCCAGCGGGCTGTATTGCCCTTCATCGCGCGCCAGTATGACGGGTACGCAGCGAAGCTGCGGTCAGCGCTGCGTGTCCGCCAGGAGGCGGCAGCGAGGCTGCTGAAGCAGTATGCTCCAGCCGGGGTAAGCTGGCAGCTGCCAGGGGGAGGACTCAATCTGTGGCTGCAGCTGCCGGAATCCCCCGCGATTGAGGAGCTGCACGCTCTGGCTGAGCAGGAAGGGATCTCCTTCCTGCCTGGGGATGTCTGCTATGCCGGGGATATACCCTCCAGGCATATCCGCTTAAGCTACTCGCAGCTGACGCAGGAGGGGATGGAGCGCGGACTCCGCCGGTTCCTGCTGCTGCTGGAACGGCATCTGGGCTCTTAA
- a CDS encoding S8 family peptidase has protein sequence MSRKNLTVAGIVTAALTVLLLTFALRPEGSGGTLRQASVPNPSEEKVIKKTTLVQDVTATDKLNRVDVNRHLSTFLADMHHASPEAISAYAQSLQQGHGHITMLMLVDFNTRKTTTFKSSLPEGTDQENKQLLHYLNTAKSAIKGHQSYESPSFIIGDKKYYFVAQRNREGQMAVIALINQKILDRVALHQLKNLRLIPYPKEGKYRIESVHADTLKDITVKTGHDNENASHYYENEIVVRFPNGHPTAAQLQTITADIRCKEPRKLGYAYIFRSEQMSYSQLKTYFANKWHPLYAEPHYMYLTNDTVSENTGANVITPNDLLFSTYQWNLPAIETPQGWNLSKGSKEIVIAVVDTGVQANHPDLKGQLLKGYNAITSGSTPDDDVGHGTHVAGIIGALTNNEEGVAGISWYNKILPVKALDNSGAGTTYSVAEGIIWAADQGAKVINLSLGNYADSQFMHDAIKYAYDRDVVIVSASGNDNTERPGYPAAYEEVIAVAATNAAGERASFSNYGDYIDVAAPGESIASTYPDNQYAALSGTSMASPHVAALAGLVRSLNPALTNKEVAALLTSNAIDLGTAGHDKYYGWGQVDIYRTLQAAGGGQVPLQLFPQQVGKQLDSIQ, from the coding sequence ATGTCACGTAAAAATTTAACCGTCGCCGGTATAGTCACTGCTGCGTTGACCGTACTGCTGCTCACCTTCGCCCTGCGGCCGGAAGGCAGCGGCGGCACCCTTCGGCAAGCGTCTGTGCCTAATCCCTCTGAGGAAAAAGTAATCAAGAAAACCACCCTTGTGCAGGATGTTACAGCCACTGACAAGCTGAACCGCGTTGATGTAAACAGACATCTGAGCACCTTTCTGGCCGATATGCACCACGCTTCGCCTGAAGCTATCTCAGCATATGCGCAGAGCCTTCAGCAGGGGCACGGGCATATCACCATGCTGATGCTGGTTGATTTCAACACCCGTAAGACAACCACCTTCAAATCTTCTCTGCCGGAAGGCACTGACCAGGAGAATAAGCAGCTGCTTCATTATCTGAACACCGCCAAATCTGCGATCAAAGGCCACCAGTCCTATGAATCACCCTCGTTCATCATCGGTGACAAAAAGTATTATTTCGTAGCCCAGCGTAACCGGGAGGGTCAAATGGCTGTCATCGCCCTGATTAACCAGAAGATTCTGGACCGCGTTGCACTGCATCAGCTTAAGAATCTGCGGCTCATTCCGTACCCGAAGGAAGGCAAGTACCGGATAGAATCCGTCCACGCTGATACCTTGAAGGACATCACGGTCAAGACCGGACATGACAATGAGAACGCCAGCCATTACTACGAGAATGAGATTGTCGTCCGTTTCCCGAACGGACATCCCACAGCGGCACAGCTTCAGACCATCACCGCCGATATCCGCTGCAAGGAGCCGCGCAAGCTGGGGTATGCCTATATTTTCCGGTCGGAGCAGATGAGTTACTCCCAGCTCAAGACATACTTCGCCAATAAGTGGCATCCGCTCTACGCAGAGCCTCACTATATGTACTTAACCAATGATACGGTCAGTGAAAATACGGGAGCTAATGTGATTACCCCTAACGACCTGCTCTTCTCGACTTACCAGTGGAATCTGCCGGCGATCGAAACCCCGCAGGGCTGGAATCTGTCCAAGGGCAGCAAGGAGATCGTAATCGCCGTTGTGGATACCGGTGTTCAAGCAAACCACCCGGATCTGAAAGGGCAGCTGCTCAAAGGCTACAATGCGATTACCAGCGGCAGCACACCGGATGACGATGTCGGGCATGGCACCCATGTGGCCGGAATCATCGGAGCGTTAACCAATAATGAGGAAGGCGTCGCCGGCATTAGCTGGTACAACAAGATCCTTCCGGTAAAAGCGCTCGATAATTCCGGGGCGGGCACCACCTATTCGGTGGCCGAAGGCATTATCTGGGCGGCAGATCAGGGGGCCAAGGTGATTAATCTCAGCCTGGGCAACTATGCCGACTCACAGTTTATGCATGATGCAATTAAGTATGCCTATGACCGGGATGTGGTGATTGTCTCCGCTTCCGGCAATGACAATACAGAGCGGCCGGGATATCCGGCAGCCTACGAAGAGGTGATTGCCGTCGCCGCAACGAATGCCGCGGGAGAGCGTGCTTCCTTCTCCAATTACGGGGACTACATCGATGTGGCTGCACCCGGGGAGAGCATTGCCAGCACCTATCCCGATAATCAGTATGCAGCGTTATCCGGCACCTCGATGGCCAGTCCCCATGTAGCGGCGCTGGCCGGGCTGGTGCGCTCCTTGAACCCTGCGCTTACGAACAAGGAAGTGGCTGCACTCTTGACCTCTAATGCCATCGATCTGGGTACCGCCGGCCATGATAAGTATTACGGCTGGGGCCAGGTGGATATCTACCGCACCCTGCAGGCGGCAGGAGGAGGCCAGGTTCCGCTCCAGCTGTTCCCGCAGCAGGTCGGCAAACAGCTCGATTCCATACAATAA
- a CDS encoding YpuI family protein, with amino-acid sequence MSAVSVQKLCESTREKLKSVIDKMELFLNEHALPQLVTEEDEETLHFYRGFLSDLRHLLVFSEMSYEKLGLALRRATFDEPFAQKALYNVYHLGVNNFFYPKNESYSEDGRYAYTGQDAIRFRKKPVRPARDIIMEITKVYEELRDDLTYYENDYLTEKRMQNQV; translated from the coding sequence ATGTCAGCAGTAAGTGTGCAGAAATTGTGTGAATCGACGAGAGAGAAGCTTAAATCCGTTATCGACAAAATGGAACTGTTCCTGAACGAGCATGCGCTGCCGCAGCTTGTTACCGAAGAGGATGAAGAAACGCTGCATTTCTATCGGGGGTTCTTGTCCGATCTCCGCCATCTGCTGGTGTTCTCGGAAATGTCTTATGAGAAGCTTGGGCTTGCACTGCGCCGCGCTACCTTTGATGAACCTTTCGCGCAAAAAGCGCTATATAATGTATATCATCTCGGAGTTAACAACTTCTTCTATCCTAAGAATGAGAGTTATTCGGAGGATGGACGTTATGCCTATACCGGGCAGGATGCGATCCGTTTCCGCAAGAAGCCTGTGCGTCCGGCACGCGATATCATTATGGAGATCACCAAGGTCTATGAGGAACTGCGTGATGATCTGACTTATTATGAGAATGATTATTTGACGGAGAAGCGGATGCAGAATCAGGTGTAA
- a CDS encoding DUF1540 domain-containing protein: MTKPLVKCSVSNCHFWGEQNLCRAEEIVIEIDQHAGSRYMEEYAEELTAGNHQDHAGTSSATCCLTFKPNA, encoded by the coding sequence ATGACAAAACCGCTTGTGAAGTGTAGTGTGAGCAACTGTCATTTTTGGGGAGAACAGAACCTGTGCCGTGCCGAGGAAATTGTCATTGAGATCGATCAGCATGCAGGCAGCCGTTACATGGAGGAATACGCAGAGGAACTGACGGCGGGTAATCATCAGGATCATGCCGGAACCTCGTCCGCAACCTGTTGTCTGACGTTCAAGCCGAACGCCTGA
- a CDS encoding lytic transglycosylase domain-containing protein: MSINAAAPSGQLKWVDLRSSSMKREDTKANPGVTGSSAAAFTAMLQQAAGTSQATNSSNKSTYVALAGTSSTDNLLWQQLGEAAEPKSDISGEITQTVPTDYEQLIQTASAKYGVPVDLIKAVIDTESSFNPNVVSSAGAKGLMQLMDGTANGLGVSDPFDPAQSIDGGVRYLSYQLKRYDGQEKMALAAYNAGPGRVNKLGVSSDAELMANLSELPKETQAYIAKIERARAQFAV, translated from the coding sequence ATGTCAATCAATGCCGCTGCGCCAAGCGGTCAGTTGAAATGGGTAGACTTAAGAAGCTCAAGCATGAAGCGTGAGGATACCAAAGCGAACCCCGGAGTTACCGGCTCTTCCGCGGCAGCGTTCACCGCGATGCTCCAGCAGGCGGCCGGAACGTCTCAAGCCACTAACAGCAGCAATAAAAGCACATACGTTGCTCTTGCAGGTACCTCTTCGACGGATAATCTGCTGTGGCAGCAGCTTGGGGAAGCAGCAGAACCCAAAAGTGACATTTCCGGGGAAATAACGCAGACTGTGCCGACAGATTATGAACAGCTGATTCAGACGGCCAGTGCGAAATATGGCGTTCCGGTTGATCTGATCAAGGCGGTTATTGATACGGAATCCTCCTTTAATCCGAATGTTGTATCTTCTGCCGGTGCCAAAGGACTGATGCAGTTAATGGACGGAACGGCTAACGGACTGGGTGTCTCCGACCCCTTCGATCCTGCCCAAAGCATAGACGGCGGTGTCCGATACCTCTCGTACCAGCTTAAGCGCTATGACGGACAGGAGAAGATGGCACTGGCCGCCTATAATGCCGGACCGGGCCGGGTGAACAAGCTTGGAGTCAGCAGCGATGCTGAGCTTATGGCGAACCTCTCTGAGCTTCCGAAGGAGACCCAGGCCTACATTGCCAAAATAGAACGCGCCCGCGCGCAATTCGCGGTATAA
- a CDS encoding cysteine desulfurase family protein: protein MLYWDYAAAAPPYEEVVQTLEQVMRKHFANPSSLHRAGEEADKLIKRAREVCAAALDVLPQEIIFTSGATESNNLAVKGAALQYQSRGRHIVTTELEHPSVYESCLQLQKLGWEVTFVAPDSHGVVEPSQIAAAVRPDTVLVSVMHVNNEIGTVQPLREIGQQVKAVNRRTLFHVDGVQGYGKLEAPLKAWQADLYSLSAHKFRGPRGTGILYVREGVTLFPLLTGGSQEQGKRAGTENVPNIVASAKAMRMSGEQRETFSARIRPLKAQLENYIAGIPELVLNSSKDGAPHIVHFSYPGMKGEVLARRLEELGMAVATRSACSSRLAEPSRILLSMGRDNAAALGGIRISLGDSHTQLDVSRLEQALLAAVQSLKIAEGGMK from the coding sequence ATGCTGTATTGGGATTATGCCGCTGCTGCCCCTCCCTATGAGGAGGTAGTGCAGACGCTGGAGCAGGTGATGAGGAAGCACTTCGCCAACCCCTCTTCCCTGCACCGGGCGGGAGAAGAGGCGGACAAGCTGATCAAGCGTGCGCGCGAAGTATGCGCAGCTGCGCTTGATGTGCTGCCGCAGGAAATTATATTTACCTCAGGTGCTACCGAGAGTAACAATCTGGCGGTCAAAGGAGCTGCACTGCAGTATCAGAGCAGAGGGCGGCATATCGTAACCACGGAGCTGGAGCATCCTTCGGTCTACGAGAGCTGTCTTCAGCTGCAAAAGCTGGGCTGGGAGGTTACCTTCGTAGCCCCTGACTCTCATGGAGTAGTTGAACCCTCGCAGATTGCTGCTGCGGTCCGGCCGGATACGGTGCTGGTCAGTGTGATGCACGTGAATAATGAGATTGGCACGGTACAGCCGCTGCGCGAGATCGGACAACAGGTCAAGGCGGTGAACCGCCGGACCCTGTTCCATGTAGACGGCGTGCAGGGCTACGGGAAGCTTGAGGCTCCACTGAAGGCTTGGCAGGCAGATCTGTACAGCTTGTCCGCACATAAATTCCGCGGTCCGCGCGGGACGGGAATTCTCTATGTCAGAGAAGGAGTTACGTTGTTTCCCTTGCTGACGGGCGGGTCCCAGGAACAGGGCAAGCGCGCCGGGACAGAGAATGTGCCGAATATTGTAGCTTCAGCTAAGGCCATGCGGATGAGCGGGGAACAGCGGGAGACCTTCAGCGCCCGGATTCGTCCGCTCAAGGCTCAGCTGGAGAATTATATAGCAGGGATACCGGAGCTTGTACTGAACAGTAGTAAGGACGGGGCGCCGCATATTGTCCACTTCTCTTACCCCGGCATGAAGGGGGAGGTTCTGGCGCGCAGGCTGGAGGAGCTCGGGATGGCAGTCGCCACACGCTCCGCCTGTTCCTCGCGTCTGGCTGAGCCTAGCCGGATTCTGCTGTCCATGGGCAGGGATAATGCGGCTGCGCTTGGCGGTATACGGATCAGCCTGGGCGACAGCCACACACAGCTGGATGTGAGCCGGCTGGAGCAGGCGCTGCTGGCAGCCGTCCAATCCTTGAAGATTGCAGAAGGAGGCATGAAATAA
- the thiI gene encoding tRNA uracil 4-sulfurtransferase ThiI, with protein MDYADMLLLRFGEFILKGKNRSRFEKTVLRHVKEMVKPYPNVKLTREFGRIYVELNGDPAGELTEALVKVFGIASISPVKVSRPDFEDILDASRTFLHLIAPRAGTSFKVSARRVWKGFPYGSIEMNKLIATPLLQGYPGLLVDVKSPDLELKIEIREGHALIFCENIAGVGGFPLGTNGKAMLLLSGGIDSPVAGWSSMRRGLEVECVHFYSYPYTSELARQKVVDLTRILSRYAGVIKLHLVPFTEVQTSFTGIGQDNLIITLMRRAMLRIATALAEKEGALALITGDSLGQVASQTLPSMNVIGRATALPLLRPLVMMDKSEIVELSQTIGTYDLSILPYEDCCTLFVPKSPTTNPNMRIVDKIEATLPGYQALLDTAVAGTETVLITPYGDEKPADLVPAQAGLQEEWF; from the coding sequence ATGGATTATGCGGATATGCTCCTGCTGCGCTTCGGGGAGTTCATTCTGAAGGGCAAGAACCGCAGCCGGTTCGAGAAGACCGTACTGCGGCATGTGAAGGAGATGGTGAAGCCGTATCCGAACGTGAAGCTGACCCGGGAATTCGGGCGGATCTACGTCGAATTGAACGGTGATCCCGCAGGAGAATTAACGGAGGCGCTCGTAAAAGTATTCGGAATCGCCTCGATTAGCCCGGTGAAGGTCTCCCGGCCGGACTTCGAGGATATTCTTGATGCCAGCCGGACCTTCCTGCACCTTATCGCTCCTAGAGCGGGAACCAGCTTCAAGGTCAGCGCGCGCCGGGTGTGGAAGGGCTTCCCTTATGGCTCCATAGAAATGAATAAGCTTATAGCTACCCCGCTGCTGCAAGGCTATCCGGGGCTGCTGGTAGATGTGAAGTCTCCCGATCTTGAGCTGAAGATTGAGATTCGGGAAGGTCATGCTCTTATTTTCTGCGAGAATATTGCCGGAGTCGGCGGCTTCCCGCTGGGAACGAACGGCAAGGCTATGCTGCTGCTCTCCGGCGGGATCGACAGTCCGGTTGCGGGCTGGTCATCGATGCGCAGAGGGCTGGAGGTAGAGTGCGTTCACTTTTACAGCTATCCTTATACGAGCGAGCTTGCCCGGCAGAAGGTTGTAGATTTGACGCGTATTTTGTCGCGTTATGCCGGTGTAATTAAGCTGCATCTGGTTCCGTTCACGGAGGTGCAGACCTCTTTTACCGGGATCGGTCAGGATAATCTGATTATTACACTGATGCGCCGGGCTATGCTGCGGATTGCTACTGCCCTTGCGGAGAAGGAGGGGGCGCTTGCGCTGATTACCGGCGACAGTCTGGGCCAGGTGGCCAGTCAGACCCTGCCAAGTATGAATGTAATCGGACGTGCAACGGCTCTGCCGCTGCTGCGTCCGCTGGTGATGATGGACAAGAGTGAGATCGTGGAGCTCTCGCAGACCATCGGTACGTATGACTTGTCCATCCTGCCATATGAGGATTGCTGTACACTGTTCGTACCCAAATCGCCGACGACGAATCCGAACATGCGGATTGTAGACAAGATTGAAGCGACGCTGCCGGGCTATCAGGCGTTACTCGATACGGCGGTTGCCGGAACCGAGACCGTGCTTATTACACCTTATGGCGATGAGAAGCCGGCGGACTTAGTTCCGGCACAGGCAGGCCTTCAGGAAGAGTGGTTCTGA
- a CDS encoding TerC family protein codes for MNTSAADFILSLLNIVFLDLILAGDNAIVIGLAARNLQGKRQKQAILLGTGGAVILRIIATILVVWLLKIPWLLAIGGLLLILIAYKLLSGGSAETDIQAGGTLWAAVRTIVIADAAMGLDNVIAVAGAANHNITLVVLGLLISVPIVVWGSTLFIRLIKRYPWIIYLGSGVLGFTASTMISGEKVIAPYFKAHPLLHMLFIAAVIAGILAAGHWKRRRMDFALQNHSS; via the coding sequence ATGAATACATCTGCTGCGGATTTCATATTATCTCTGCTGAATATTGTGTTCCTCGATCTGATTCTGGCGGGCGATAATGCCATCGTCATCGGCCTGGCCGCTCGGAACCTGCAGGGAAAGCGGCAGAAGCAGGCGATTCTGCTTGGTACAGGCGGTGCAGTGATCCTGCGGATCATCGCGACGATTCTTGTGGTGTGGCTGCTTAAAATTCCATGGCTGCTGGCAATCGGGGGGCTGCTGTTAATCCTTATAGCTTATAAGCTGCTGTCCGGCGGCAGTGCAGAGACGGATATTCAGGCCGGCGGAACTCTGTGGGCAGCAGTCCGGACGATTGTGATAGCCGATGCAGCCATGGGACTGGACAACGTTATTGCTGTTGCCGGTGCAGCGAATCATAATATTACGTTAGTGGTGCTGGGACTGCTGATCAGTGTGCCTATTGTGGTCTGGGGAAGCACCCTGTTTATCCGGTTAATCAAGAGATATCCATGGATTATCTATCTCGGGTCAGGCGTACTTGGCTTCACAGCCTCCACCATGATTTCCGGCGAGAAGGTCATTGCCCCTTATTTCAAGGCGCATCCCCTGCTGCACATGCTGTTCATCGCCGCAGTAATTGCCGGTATTCTGGCTGCGGGTCACTGGAAGCGCCGCCGGATGGACTTCGCTCTTCAGAACCACTCTTCCTGA
- a CDS encoding TerC family protein: MDSLLLLGEILMINLVLSGDNAMVIAMASKNLPEKHRKLAVWWGAAGAVALRCILTFAAVLLLKIPYIEAGGAMLLLWISFKLLLEDEGELRIEGSPSIWKSVRTILLADFIMSLDNVLAIAGLAKGDLALIVIGIAISIPIVVWGSGIIVGWLHRFPVLVFIGAYILAYTAGNMLLQDAKFGPVISFLLPSLHAMLPILLGIIVVVTGMLKHRKVSAG, from the coding sequence ATGGATTCATTATTGCTGCTTGGTGAAATTCTGATGATTAATCTGGTGCTCAGCGGAGACAATGCCATGGTCATAGCGATGGCCAGCAAAAATCTGCCGGAGAAGCACAGGAAGCTGGCTGTCTGGTGGGGGGCAGCCGGAGCGGTCGCGCTCCGCTGTATCCTGACCTTCGCCGCAGTGCTGCTGCTCAAGATTCCCTATATTGAAGCCGGAGGGGCTATGCTGCTGCTATGGATTTCTTTCAAGCTGCTGCTCGAGGACGAGGGAGAGCTGAGAATTGAGGGAAGCCCCAGCATCTGGAAGTCGGTGCGCACCATTCTGCTGGCAGACTTCATCATGAGCCTGGATAATGTACTGGCGATTGCCGGGCTTGCCAAAGGGGATTTGGCACTTATCGTAATCGGGATTGCGATCAGTATTCCGATTGTTGTCTGGGGGAGCGGTATTATCGTGGGCTGGCTGCACCGCTTCCCGGTGCTGGTGTTCATCGGTGCCTATATTCTGGCGTATACCGCCGGGAACATGCTGCTGCAGGATGCCAAATTCGGTCCGGTGATTTCGTTCCTGCTGCCGTCGCTTCATGCTATGCTGCCGATCCTGCTGGGCATTATCGTGGTTGTTACGGGCATGCTGAAGCACCGGAAAGTATCCGCAGGCTGA
- the typA gene encoding translational GTPase TypA, translating to MHSRKDIRNIAIIAHVDHGKTTLVDQLLQQSGIFSAHEHVQERAMDSNDIERERGITILAKNTAITYKEFLINIVDTPGHADFGGEVERIMKMVDGVLLVVDAYEGCMPQTKFVLRKALEQHLTPIVVVNKIDRPAARPKEVIDEVLDLFIELEASDDQLEFPVVYASALNGTSSMNAEKQDETMLSLYETIVEHIPAPTEKVEEPLQFLVTLMDYNEYLGRIAIGRVNRGVIKQGQSVTVIMRDGKSKTARIEKLFGFQGLKRVETEEAGAGDIVAIAGIKDINIGETIADPQHPEALPVLKIDEPTMQMTFLVNNSPFAGKEGKWVTSRKLRERLFKELETDVSLRVDETDSPDAFVVSGRGELHLGILIENMRREGYEMQVSKPQVIIKDIDGVRSEPLERLMIDIPEESMGSVMESLGSRKAEMVNMINHGTGQVRLEFLIPARGLIGYNTHFLTLTRGYGVMNHAFDSYAPLVGGQVGGRHQGVLVASESGTTTQYGIVGVEDRGILFLDAGTEIYEGMIVGEHTRDNDIIVNICKEKALTNMRTSGKDDTVKMKTPRTFSLEGALEYLNDDEFCEITPKSVRLRKKILNKGERERVEKQRKAAQASQA from the coding sequence ATGCATTCAAGAAAAGATATCCGCAACATTGCGATCATTGCCCACGTTGACCATGGTAAAACAACACTCGTCGACCAGCTTCTCCAGCAGTCCGGGATTTTCAGCGCACACGAGCACGTTCAAGAACGCGCCATGGACTCTAACGATATCGAACGGGAACGTGGAATCACAATCCTGGCTAAAAATACAGCAATCACTTATAAAGAGTTCCTGATTAACATCGTAGATACACCTGGACACGCTGACTTCGGCGGCGAAGTAGAACGGATTATGAAGATGGTTGACGGCGTACTGCTCGTTGTTGACGCTTATGAAGGCTGCATGCCGCAGACCAAATTCGTACTGCGCAAGGCGCTGGAACAGCACCTGACCCCGATCGTAGTCGTGAACAAGATTGACCGTCCGGCTGCGCGTCCGAAGGAAGTTATTGATGAAGTGCTGGACTTGTTCATTGAGCTTGAAGCCAGTGACGACCAGCTTGAATTCCCTGTAGTCTATGCTTCTGCGCTTAACGGCACATCGAGCATGAATGCAGAGAAGCAGGATGAGACGATGCTTTCACTATACGAAACCATCGTTGAGCATATCCCGGCTCCAACTGAGAAGGTTGAAGAACCGCTGCAATTCCTGGTAACTCTGATGGACTACAATGAATACTTGGGCCGTATCGCCATTGGCCGCGTGAACCGCGGTGTAATCAAGCAAGGCCAATCCGTTACAGTCATCATGCGTGACGGCAAGAGCAAGACTGCCCGTATCGAGAAGCTGTTCGGCTTCCAGGGTCTGAAGCGCGTAGAGACAGAAGAAGCCGGCGCAGGCGATATCGTCGCTATTGCGGGTATCAAGGACATCAACATCGGTGAGACGATTGCTGATCCGCAGCATCCTGAAGCGCTGCCTGTTCTGAAGATTGACGAGCCGACTATGCAGATGACGTTCCTCGTGAACAACAGTCCGTTCGCAGGTAAGGAAGGCAAGTGGGTTACTTCCCGTAAGCTTCGTGAGCGTTTGTTCAAAGAACTGGAAACGGATGTAAGCTTGCGTGTAGATGAAACTGACAGTCCTGATGCGTTTGTCGTTTCTGGACGCGGTGAGCTTCACCTTGGTATCCTGATCGAGAATATGCGCCGTGAAGGTTATGAAATGCAAGTGTCTAAACCGCAAGTAATCATTAAAGACATCGACGGTGTCAGATCCGAGCCGCTTGAGCGCCTCATGATTGACATTCCGGAAGAAAGCATGGGTTCCGTTATGGAAAGTCTGGGCAGCCGCAAAGCCGAGATGGTCAACATGATCAACCACGGCACCGGCCAAGTCCGTCTGGAATTCCTGATTCCGGCACGCGGCCTGATTGGCTATAACACACACTTCCTGACGCTGACACGCGGCTACGGTGTAATGAACCATGCCTTCGACAGCTATGCTCCACTGGTTGGCGGCCAAGTTGGCGGACGTCATCAGGGTGTGCTTGTAGCAAGCGAAAGTGGAACAACAACACAATACGGAATCGTTGGTGTTGAGGATCGCGGTATTCTATTCCTGGATGCAGGTACAGAAATTTATGAAGGTATGATTGTAGGCGAGCATACACGTGATAACGATATTATCGTCAACATTTGCAAAGAAAAAGCACTTACCAACATGCGTACCTCAGGCAAAGATGATACTGTAAAAATGAAGACCCCACGTACCTTCTCTTTGGAAGGCGCGCTTGAATACCTGAATGATGATGAATTTTGTGAAATCACTCCTAAATCTGTACGTCTGCGCAAAAAGATCCTGAATAAGGGCGAGCGCGAGCGTGTAGAGAAGCAACGTAAGGCGGCGCAAGCCAGCCAGGCATAA
- a CDS encoding YlaH-like family protein, whose translation MQSWFAEHPVIAYIVIFILLTYVYNRVFRVNQKLPIGKEIVLYVMMAAGSGMLLIFQHDKLPIIQCLLVAVGLMLLVRVRYLVEARQKRKAAAAAKRQ comes from the coding sequence ATGCAAAGCTGGTTCGCTGAGCATCCAGTTATCGCTTATATTGTAATTTTCATCTTACTCACTTATGTGTATAACCGAGTATTCCGCGTCAATCAGAAGCTGCCGATCGGCAAAGAGATCGTACTGTATGTGATGATGGCGGCAGGCTCAGGCATGCTTCTTATCTTCCAGCATGATAAGCTGCCGATCATCCAGTGCCTGCTGGTAGCGGTCGGGCTGATGCTGCTTGTGCGGGTCCGCTACCTGGTGGAAGCCCGGCAGAAGCGGAAGGCTGCAGCGGCTGCAAAACGGCAGTAG